From Mycolicibacterium nivoides, a single genomic window includes:
- a CDS encoding phosphate-starvation-inducible PsiE family protein: MAQREETDDEQERERFADRVVRIAEDAVYWSIAALLLTGSVVLIIAQVKVLLHLGDSPTTQVMLELLDGLLLVFIFVELLYAVRTSLRSRELVAEPFLIVGILACIKEIVVVSVDAANLFDKGPEFARAIVQVGVLGALVLVLAIAIFVLRLQRTGADHIRDRPDDS, translated from the coding sequence GTGGCACAGCGGGAAGAAACGGACGACGAACAGGAGCGGGAACGCTTCGCGGACCGGGTGGTGAGGATCGCCGAGGACGCTGTCTACTGGTCGATCGCCGCACTCCTGCTCACCGGGTCAGTCGTGCTGATCATCGCTCAGGTCAAAGTCTTGCTGCACCTGGGCGACTCCCCGACCACTCAGGTGATGCTGGAGTTGCTCGACGGCCTGCTGCTGGTCTTCATCTTCGTGGAGCTGCTGTACGCCGTGCGGACCTCGCTGCGATCTCGCGAGCTCGTCGCCGAGCCGTTCTTGATAGTCGGCATCCTGGCCTGCATCAAAGAAATCGTCGTGGTGTCCGTCGACGCGGCAAACCTGTTCGACAAAGGACCCGAGTTCGCCCGCGCCATCGTGCAGGTCGGCGTGCTCGGCGCCCTGGTGCTCGTCCTTGCGATCGCCATCTTCGTGCTGCGGCTACAGCGAACCGGCGCCGACCACATTCGCGACAGGCCGGACGATTCCTAG
- a CDS encoding HRDC domain-containing protein: MTDEDPEPAEPEEADSTPLLSPAEGVPEVCVTAGEISSAATSLAKGSGPFAIDAERASGFRYSNRAYLVQIRRAGSGTALIDPVNHGGSPIDAMAPVAEALSQDEWVLHAADQDLPCLSEIGLRPGSLYDTELAGRLAGFERVNLAAMVQRLLGLQLMKGHGAADWSKRPLPQEWLNYAALDVEVLLELRNAIAAVLEEQGKTDWAAQEFEYLRTYVAQPTRRDRWRRTSGIHKVRNPKALSAVRELWTTRDSIARGRDIAPGRILPDSAIINAATADPKTVEELTALPVFGGSKQRKSAKVWLDALNRARESTDPPEANDTQSGPPPAARWARRKPEAAARLEAARAGLAELSERVSVPAENLITPEVVRRLCWDWRPVGDVATAVSEFLVEANVRPWQRELTVPVLTAALSAD; this comes from the coding sequence ATGACTGACGAAGACCCAGAACCAGCCGAGCCCGAAGAGGCCGACTCGACCCCACTGCTGTCACCCGCCGAGGGGGTTCCAGAGGTCTGCGTTACCGCCGGTGAAATATCCTCTGCGGCAACATCTCTCGCGAAGGGCAGCGGGCCCTTCGCGATCGATGCGGAACGGGCGTCGGGCTTCCGCTATTCCAACCGCGCATACCTGGTGCAGATCCGGCGCGCCGGCTCGGGCACGGCACTGATCGACCCGGTCAACCACGGCGGCTCCCCCATCGATGCGATGGCGCCGGTGGCCGAAGCGCTGTCCCAGGACGAATGGGTGCTGCACGCCGCTGATCAGGACCTGCCGTGCCTGTCCGAGATCGGCCTGCGTCCGGGCAGCCTCTATGACACCGAGCTGGCCGGCCGGCTGGCCGGTTTCGAACGGGTCAACCTGGCCGCGATGGTGCAACGGCTGCTCGGCCTGCAGTTGATGAAGGGGCACGGTGCCGCCGACTGGTCCAAGCGCCCGCTGCCGCAGGAATGGCTCAACTACGCCGCGCTGGACGTCGAGGTGCTGCTGGAACTGCGCAACGCGATCGCCGCGGTCCTCGAAGAGCAGGGCAAAACCGACTGGGCGGCACAGGAATTCGAGTACCTTCGCACCTACGTGGCCCAGCCCACCCGGCGTGACCGCTGGCGGCGCACCTCCGGCATACACAAGGTGCGCAACCCAAAGGCGCTGTCGGCCGTCCGCGAGCTGTGGACCACCCGCGACAGCATCGCCCGCGGCCGCGACATCGCGCCCGGACGGATCCTGCCCGACTCGGCGATCATCAACGCGGCCACGGCAGATCCCAAGACCGTCGAGGAGCTCACCGCACTGCCGGTCTTCGGTGGCTCCAAACAGCGGAAGAGCGCCAAGGTCTGGCTGGACGCACTGAACCGGGCCAGGGAGAGCACCGACCCGCCAGAGGCCAACGACACCCAGAGCGGCCCGCCGCCGGCGGCTCGTTGGGCCAGGCGCAAGCCGGAAGCGGCGGCACGGCTCGAAGCCGCCCGCGCCGGCCTGGCCGAACTTTCCGAGCGCGTATCGGTGCCTGCCGAGAACCTCATCACCCCCGAAGTGGTGCGCCGGCTGTGCTGGGACTGGCGTCCGGTCGGCGACGTTGCCACCGCGGTGTCGGAATTCCTCGTCGAGGCCAACGTCCGCCCCTGGCAGCGGGAGCTGACGGTGCCGGTGCTGACCGCCGCACTCAGCGCCGACTGA
- the hemQ gene encoding hydrogen peroxide-dependent heme synthase: protein MAKLDYDELNSTIRYLMFSVFAVSPGELGDERTPVIDEATAFFKTQEERGVVVRGLYDVAGLRADADFMVWTHADNIEALQATYSDFRRTTALGRVSDPVWSSVALHRPAEFNKSHVPAFIAGEDPGNYICVYPFVRSYEWYLLPDEERRRMLSEHGMAARGYKDVRANTVPAFALGDYEWILAFEAPELHRIVDLMRDLRATDARRHTREETPFFTGPRVSVEDLVAKLP, encoded by the coding sequence ATGGCCAAGCTCGACTACGACGAACTGAACTCCACCATCCGCTACCTGATGTTCTCGGTGTTCGCGGTGAGCCCCGGGGAGCTGGGTGACGAACGGACCCCGGTGATCGACGAGGCGACGGCCTTCTTCAAGACCCAGGAAGAGCGTGGGGTGGTCGTGCGCGGCCTGTACGACGTGGCCGGCCTGCGGGCAGACGCCGACTTCATGGTCTGGACCCATGCCGACAACATCGAGGCGCTGCAGGCGACCTATTCGGACTTCCGGCGCACCACCGCGCTGGGCCGGGTCAGCGACCCGGTGTGGAGCAGCGTGGCGCTGCACCGCCCGGCCGAGTTCAACAAGAGCCACGTCCCGGCTTTCATCGCCGGTGAGGACCCGGGCAACTACATCTGCGTGTACCCGTTCGTGCGTTCCTACGAGTGGTACCTGCTGCCCGACGAGGAGCGTCGCCGCATGCTCTCCGAGCACGGCATGGCCGCCCGCGGCTACAAGGATGTGCGGGCCAACACGGTGCCCGCGTTCGCCCTCGGCGACTACGAGTGGATCCTGGCCTTCGAGGCTCCCGAGCTGCACCGCATCGTCGACCTGATGCGCGACCTGCGCGCCACCGACGCCCGTCGCCACACCCGCGAGGAGACACCGTTCTTCACCGGCCCGCGGGTCAGCGTCGAGGACCTGGTCGCCAAGCTGCCGTAG
- the msrB gene encoding peptide-methionine (R)-S-oxide reductase MsrB, whose product MTTDGPKLQLTDDEWREKLTPEEFAVLRRAGTERPFTGEYTDTKTEGVYECRACGAELFRSTEKFESHCGWPSFFDPADSAAVILRSDTTLGMRRVEVLCANCHSHLGHVFEGEGYPTPTDQRYCINSISLKLVPKTD is encoded by the coding sequence ATGACGACCGACGGTCCCAAGCTGCAACTGACCGATGACGAGTGGCGCGAGAAGCTGACCCCCGAGGAGTTCGCGGTGTTGCGCCGGGCGGGCACCGAACGGCCCTTCACCGGTGAGTACACCGACACGAAGACCGAAGGCGTGTATGAGTGCCGGGCCTGCGGAGCCGAGTTGTTCCGCAGCACCGAGAAATTCGAATCCCATTGCGGTTGGCCGTCGTTCTTCGATCCGGCCGATTCGGCCGCAGTGATCCTGCGGTCGGATACCACGCTGGGCATGCGCCGCGTCGAGGTGCTGTGCGCCAACTGCCACAGCCACCTGGGCCACGTGTTCGAGGGCGAGGGCTACCCCACCCCGACCGATCAGCGGTACTGCATCAACTCGATCTCGCTGAAGCTGGTGCCCAAGACGGACTGA
- a CDS encoding DUF3000 domain-containing protein, protein MTSAEPAQFRTAVAAMNATTVRPEIELGPIRPPQRLAPYSYALGAEVRHPDAAVIPERSEGDAFGRLILLHDPEGAEAWDGTMRLVAYIQADLDSSEAVDPLLPEVAWSWLVDALESRAEHVTALGGTVTATTSVRYGDISGPPRAHQLELRASWTATNLELGPHVEAFCEVLEHAAGLPPAGVTDLSSRTRA, encoded by the coding sequence GTGACCTCTGCCGAACCGGCCCAGTTCCGGACGGCGGTGGCGGCGATGAACGCCACCACCGTACGGCCGGAAATCGAACTGGGTCCGATACGACCGCCACAGCGGCTGGCGCCCTACAGCTACGCGCTGGGCGCCGAGGTCCGACATCCCGATGCGGCGGTCATCCCGGAGCGCTCCGAGGGTGACGCGTTCGGACGGCTGATCCTGCTGCACGATCCCGAGGGAGCCGAGGCCTGGGACGGCACCATGCGGCTTGTCGCGTATATCCAGGCCGACCTGGATTCCAGCGAAGCCGTCGACCCGCTGCTGCCCGAGGTGGCCTGGAGCTGGCTGGTGGACGCCCTGGAATCGCGGGCCGAGCACGTCACCGCACTGGGCGGCACTGTCACCGCCACCACCTCGGTGCGCTACGGTGACATCTCCGGCCCGCCGCGGGCACACCAGCTCGAACTGCGGGCCTCCTGGACCGCCACCAACCTGGAGTTGGGGCCGCATGTGGAGGCATTCTGTGAAGTGCTTGAGCACGCTGCAGGGTTGCCCCCGGCAGGTGTGACCGACTTGAGTTCCCGTACGCGCGCGTGA
- a CDS encoding protoporphyrinogen oxidase: MSASYCVVGGGISGLVAAYRLRLAAGPRAQITLLDPADRLGGVLRTERVGGQPFDVGAEAFIVRRPEMLDLLAELGLAGRRLSPTGTRPLIYSGARLHQLPQGTLQGIPAQASSLLGLVDDETVARIHDERSRPLRWSRGADPSVAELVGDRFGPQVVTRSVDPLLTGVYAGSSATIGLRSAVPSLAAALDRGAQSLTEAVREALPPPSDAPVFGAVDGGYTVLLEELRRRADVRWAQVAAVRVDRRGRGWSVLDDEGASWHADAVLLAVPAPHLPSLIEHIAPRTAAAARRIRVASAAVVALALPGGTPLPQQSGVLVAAGEHLNAKAVTMSSRKWGRRGNVEMVRLSFGRYGDGMAANTGDDDLLAWSARDLNTLFGVTVDPVDSHVHRWIDAMPQYGPGHGDLVAELRAGLPPTLAVAGGYLDGIGVPACVGTATRAAAELVYNGVAR; encoded by the coding sequence GTGAGTGCGTCCTATTGCGTTGTCGGCGGCGGTATTTCAGGACTCGTCGCGGCATATCGCTTGAGGCTCGCGGCCGGACCGCGGGCCCAGATCACCCTGCTCGATCCGGCTGACCGGCTCGGCGGTGTGCTGCGCACCGAACGGGTCGGCGGGCAGCCGTTCGATGTCGGCGCCGAGGCATTCATCGTGCGCAGACCCGAGATGCTGGACCTTCTCGCCGAGCTCGGCCTGGCCGGCCGCCGGCTCAGCCCCACCGGTACCCGGCCGCTGATCTACAGCGGGGCGCGGCTGCACCAGCTGCCGCAGGGCACCTTGCAGGGCATTCCGGCACAGGCGTCGTCGCTGCTGGGTCTTGTCGACGACGAGACCGTGGCCCGCATCCATGACGAGCGCTCCCGGCCTCTGCGGTGGAGCCGGGGCGCCGATCCGTCGGTCGCCGAGCTGGTCGGTGACCGGTTCGGCCCGCAGGTGGTGACGCGGTCCGTCGACCCGTTGCTCACCGGCGTGTACGCGGGGTCCTCGGCGACGATCGGATTGCGCTCGGCGGTCCCGTCGCTGGCCGCCGCGCTGGACCGCGGGGCACAGAGCCTCACCGAGGCGGTGCGTGAGGCGCTGCCGCCACCGTCGGACGCACCGGTGTTCGGCGCGGTCGACGGCGGGTACACCGTGCTGCTGGAGGAGCTGCGTCGCCGCGCCGACGTGCGGTGGGCCCAGGTTGCCGCGGTACGGGTGGACCGTCGCGGGCGGGGCTGGTCGGTGCTCGACGACGAGGGGGCCAGTTGGCACGCCGACGCGGTGCTGCTGGCGGTTCCGGCGCCGCACCTGCCGTCGCTGATCGAACACATCGCCCCCCGTACGGCGGCCGCGGCCAGGCGCATCCGGGTGGCCTCGGCGGCAGTCGTGGCCCTGGCGCTGCCGGGCGGGACACCGCTGCCGCAGCAATCGGGTGTGCTGGTGGCCGCGGGCGAGCACCTCAACGCCAAGGCGGTCACGATGTCGTCGCGCAAGTGGGGCCGGCGCGGAAACGTCGAGATGGTGCGGTTGTCGTTCGGACGCTACGGCGACGGCATGGCCGCCAACACCGGCGACGACGATCTGCTGGCCTGGTCGGCGCGCGATCTGAACACGCTGTTCGGTGTCACCGTGGACCCGGTGGACAGCCATGTGCACCGCTGGATCGACGCGATGCCGCAGTACGGACCCGGCCACGGCGATCTGGTCGCCGAACTGCGTGCGGGACTGCCCCCGACGCTCGCGGTGGCCGGCGGTTATCTGGACGGGATCGGGGTGCCGGCGTGTGTGGGCACCGCCACCCGGGCGGCCGCGGAACTGGTGTACAACGGCGTGGCACGATAG
- a CDS encoding class I SAM-dependent methyltransferase: MTAPQESDRFEEMYRDERTAHGLPAATPWDIGGPQPVVQQLVALGAVKGEVLDPGTGPGHHAIHYASKGLSATGVDASPAAIERARQNARKAGVTVDFQVADATKLEGLEGRFDTVVDTAFYHVFTGEPELQKSYVRALHRATKPGARLYMYEFGEHNVNGFRMPRSMTADDFREVLPDGGWEITYLGTTTYQGNVSVEVFEMMAARNPDMADEMTPLLERLRVIEPWLVDGRVHMPFWEVHATRVD, from the coding sequence ATGACTGCTCCGCAAGAATCCGATCGCTTCGAAGAGATGTACCGCGACGAGCGGACGGCGCACGGACTGCCGGCCGCGACACCATGGGACATCGGCGGGCCGCAGCCCGTCGTGCAGCAGCTCGTCGCGCTGGGCGCCGTCAAGGGCGAGGTGCTCGATCCCGGCACCGGGCCCGGTCACCACGCCATCCACTATGCGTCAAAAGGGTTGTCGGCCACGGGCGTTGACGCGTCACCGGCCGCGATCGAGCGGGCCCGGCAGAACGCGCGGAAGGCCGGCGTCACGGTGGATTTCCAGGTGGCGGACGCGACGAAGCTGGAGGGACTGGAGGGAAGGTTCGACACTGTCGTCGATACCGCCTTCTACCACGTTTTCACGGGCGAGCCCGAACTGCAGAAGTCGTACGTGCGGGCGCTGCACCGGGCCACGAAACCCGGCGCGCGGCTGTACATGTACGAGTTCGGTGAGCACAACGTCAACGGCTTCAGGATGCCGCGTTCGATGACTGCCGACGATTTCCGTGAAGTCCTTCCGGACGGTGGCTGGGAGATCACCTATCTCGGAACCACGACCTACCAGGGCAACGTCAGCGTCGAGGTCTTCGAGATGATGGCCGCGCGCAACCCTGACATGGCCGACGAGATGACCCCTCTGCTGGAACGACTGCGGGTGATCGAACCATGGCTGGTCGACGGCCGGGTGCACATGCCGTTCTGGGAGGTGCACGCCACCCGCGTCGACTGA
- a CDS encoding class I SAM-dependent methyltransferase — MPAMSRIERAFCKTALWRGGTGQAVLGSIPVDRLGHDVLEIGSGSGDIAARLRQANPELAITATDFDPAMVRSAARRLQAYPDVTVRGADATDLPFADDSFDSVLSCLMLHHIVEWEKAIAEIARVLRPGGVFTGYDLTRTPMATAIHRLDRSPFRLVDPDELDEVCGRYGLQMRTQTRLAGQVMQFTSD, encoded by the coding sequence ATGCCGGCAATGTCACGGATCGAGCGCGCATTCTGCAAGACGGCACTGTGGCGCGGAGGAACCGGGCAGGCTGTCCTCGGTAGCATCCCGGTCGATCGGCTCGGCCACGATGTTCTCGAAATCGGTTCGGGCAGTGGCGATATCGCGGCGCGGCTACGCCAGGCGAACCCGGAGCTGGCCATCACCGCCACCGACTTCGATCCGGCCATGGTGCGCTCGGCGGCCCGGCGGTTGCAGGCATATCCAGATGTGACCGTGCGCGGGGCCGATGCCACCGATCTGCCCTTCGCCGACGACTCGTTCGATTCGGTGCTGAGTTGCCTGATGCTGCACCACATCGTGGAGTGGGAGAAGGCGATCGCCGAGATCGCCCGGGTACTGCGGCCGGGCGGTGTGTTCACCGGCTACGACCTGACCCGCACTCCGATGGCGACGGCGATCCACCGGCTCGACCGGTCACCGTTCCGGTTGGTCGATCCCGACGAACTCGACGAGGTCTGCGGGCGGTACGGCCTGCAGATGCGGACCCAGACCCGGCTGGCGGGTCAGGTCATGCAATTCACCTCAGACTGA
- a CDS encoding alpha/beta fold hydrolase gives MDAELQSWKDAGRFFDYLGFDIFYRVEGSGPNLLLIHGYPFNSWDWSLIWPTLTGRFTVIAPDMIGMGFSDKPAAYGYSVPDHADMHEALLDHLGVGSAHILAHDLGVSVGQELLARHEFGGRSYGALDIESITWLNGGLFNEAYTPRLLQKAMSRTPLGDIMSPLQGSRFSRRIVEPTINEMFGVNTKPSPQLMEKFHQILEYNDGKRVIHKLGRFVNDRYTYRNRWVRAMRETEVSMRLIDGPSDPNSGRHMAQRYLEVIPDPDVVMLADDIAHWPQIEDPQGVLSHFLAHIDRIGG, from the coding sequence ATGGACGCCGAACTGCAGAGCTGGAAGGACGCCGGGCGGTTCTTCGACTACCTGGGCTTCGATATCTTCTACCGGGTCGAGGGAAGCGGGCCGAATCTTCTTCTCATCCACGGCTATCCGTTCAACTCGTGGGACTGGTCGCTGATCTGGCCCACGCTGACCGGGCGGTTCACGGTCATCGCGCCGGACATGATCGGGATGGGTTTCTCGGACAAGCCCGCCGCCTACGGCTACTCGGTACCGGACCATGCCGACATGCACGAGGCGCTGCTGGATCACCTCGGGGTCGGCAGCGCCCACATTCTGGCCCATGACCTGGGAGTATCGGTCGGTCAGGAACTGCTGGCCCGCCACGAATTCGGTGGACGGTCCTACGGCGCACTGGACATCGAATCGATCACCTGGCTCAACGGCGGGTTGTTCAACGAGGCCTACACCCCACGGCTGCTGCAGAAGGCGATGTCGCGAACCCCGTTGGGCGACATCATGAGTCCGCTGCAGGGCAGCCGGTTCTCGCGCCGGATCGTGGAGCCCACCATCAACGAGATGTTCGGGGTGAACACCAAACCGTCGCCCCAGCTGATGGAGAAGTTCCATCAGATCCTTGAGTACAACGACGGTAAGCGGGTCATCCACAAGCTCGGCCGGTTCGTCAACGACCGCTACACCTACCGGAACCGGTGGGTGCGGGCTATGCGGGAGACCGAGGTGTCGATGCGGCTGATCGACGGGCCGTCGGACCCGAATTCGGGAAGGCACATGGCGCAGCGCTATCTCGAGGTGATTCCCGATCCCGACGTGGTGATGCTCGCGGACGACATCGCGCACTGGCCGCAGATCGAGGATCCACAGGGTGTGCTGTCACATTTCCTGGCCCACATCGACCGCATCGGCGGGTGA
- the aftC gene encoding arabinofuranan 3-O-arabinosyltransferase, with protein sequence MVAAADSIISGFVNAFRPRTSAPSTATVLRSVLWPLAILSIIHRSYVLATNGYITDDFGPVYRAVSNFRRHWAIYNEHFSYVDPHYLYPPGGTLLLAPFGFLPEFASRFWFVAINSVAIIIAAALLVRLFKFSLTSVALPALLLAMFCTESVTNTLVFTNINGCVLLAEVLFFTWLLSGKVGHQWWAGAAIGLTLTVKPVLAVLLLLPLLNRQWRALVTAFAVPLVFNAVAWPLSADPMGFVRNTVPYMFETRDYFNSSIIGNGVYYGLPEWLILLLRIGFVILAVISLWLLYRYYHERDQLFWMLTSSGVLLITSWLVLSLAQGYYSMMLFPFLMTVVLPNSVLRNWPAWLAVYGFMTMDRWLMWRWPTTGRYLEYMKITYGWSLMLIVVFCVLVFRYLDAKQDGRLDEGIDPPWLSRAREPESV encoded by the coding sequence CTGGTGGCGGCAGCAGATTCCATCATCTCCGGTTTCGTGAACGCATTCCGTCCCCGCACCTCCGCGCCGAGCACCGCCACGGTGCTGCGCTCGGTGCTGTGGCCGCTCGCGATCCTGTCGATCATCCATCGCAGCTACGTGCTGGCCACCAACGGCTACATCACCGACGACTTCGGTCCGGTGTATCGCGCGGTGTCGAACTTCCGGCGGCACTGGGCGATCTACAACGAGCACTTCAGCTACGTCGACCCGCACTACCTGTACCCACCCGGTGGCACGCTGCTCCTGGCGCCGTTCGGCTTCCTGCCGGAGTTCGCGTCCCGGTTCTGGTTCGTGGCGATCAATTCCGTGGCGATCATCATCGCTGCTGCTCTTCTGGTACGGCTGTTCAAGTTCTCGCTGACCTCGGTGGCCCTGCCTGCCCTGCTGCTGGCCATGTTCTGCACCGAATCAGTCACCAACACCCTCGTTTTCACCAATATCAACGGCTGTGTGCTGCTGGCCGAGGTGCTGTTCTTCACCTGGCTGCTGTCCGGCAAGGTGGGTCATCAGTGGTGGGCCGGCGCGGCCATCGGGTTGACCCTGACGGTCAAACCCGTTCTGGCCGTGCTGCTGCTGTTGCCGCTGCTGAACCGGCAGTGGCGGGCATTGGTGACGGCCTTCGCCGTCCCGCTGGTGTTCAACGCGGTGGCCTGGCCCTTGTCGGCCGACCCGATGGGCTTCGTGCGCAACACGGTGCCCTACATGTTCGAAACGCGTGACTACTTCAACAGCTCGATCATCGGCAACGGCGTGTACTACGGGTTGCCGGAGTGGCTGATCCTGTTGTTGCGCATCGGGTTCGTGATCCTGGCCGTGATCAGCCTGTGGTTGCTGTACCGCTACTACCACGAGCGCGATCAACTGTTCTGGATGCTCACCTCCTCGGGCGTGCTGCTGATCACCTCGTGGCTGGTGCTGTCGCTGGCCCAGGGCTACTACTCGATGATGCTGTTCCCATTCCTGATGACCGTGGTGCTGCCCAACTCGGTCCTGCGCAACTGGCCGGCCTGGCTGGCCGTCTACGGATTCATGACGATGGACCGTTGGTTGATGTGGCGCTGGCCCACCACCGGGCGGTACCTCGAATACATGAAGATCACCTACGGCTGGTCGCTCATGCTGATCGTGGTGTTCTGCGTGTTGGTCTTCCGGTATCTCGACGCCAAGCAGGACGGCAGGCTCGACGAGGGCATCGACCCGCCGTGGCTGAGCCGTGCCCGGGAACCCGAATCAGTCTGA
- a CDS encoding helix-turn-helix transcriptional regulator, whose translation MRGSWTTGPGMVAVVGSFGDIELHHHPAVQLAIGIDGPLALVAGDGTEQRCSIAAVAGGTRHAMRPDGARAALSIYLGPETGTATTLNATIQTHARHPGLWAVDGAEPLATAVAAAARAGDLTGAADMVVDALLGRSDAPAGTPVHPQVRQAIELVTARIPSRTDLGSVAGEVAMSADYLGRLFRKQTGTSFAATARWTRLLAALEHLSAGASITDAAHMAGFSDGAHATRVCRELTGIAPSDVARALS comes from the coding sequence ATGCGCGGCAGCTGGACCACCGGACCCGGCATGGTGGCGGTGGTGGGTTCGTTCGGTGACATCGAGTTGCACCACCATCCGGCGGTGCAACTCGCGATCGGCATCGATGGCCCGCTGGCGTTGGTGGCCGGAGACGGCACCGAGCAGCGCTGCTCCATCGCCGCAGTGGCCGGCGGAACCAGGCATGCGATGCGGCCCGACGGTGCGCGCGCGGCGCTGTCGATCTATCTCGGGCCTGAAACAGGCACGGCCACAACGCTTAACGCCACGATCCAGACGCACGCCCGCCATCCCGGCCTGTGGGCGGTGGACGGCGCCGAGCCGCTGGCCACCGCGGTGGCGGCCGCAGCGCGGGCCGGGGACCTCACCGGTGCGGCGGACATGGTGGTCGACGCCCTGCTCGGCAGGTCCGATGCCCCCGCCGGGACGCCGGTGCACCCGCAGGTGCGCCAGGCGATCGAACTCGTCACCGCCCGGATACCCAGTCGTACCGATCTCGGTTCGGTCGCCGGAGAGGTGGCGATGTCGGCGGACTATCTGGGCCGGCTCTTCCGCAAACAGACCGGGACCTCGTTCGCGGCGACGGCACGGTGGACACGGCTACTGGCCGCGTTGGAGCACCTGAGCGCGGGCGCATCGATCACCGATGCGGCACACATGGCCGGATTCTCCGACGGCGCGCACGCCACCAGGGTGTGTCGTGAACTGACCGGGATCGCACCCAGTGATGTGGCGCGGGCATTGAGCTGA
- the hemE gene encoding uroporphyrinogen decarboxylase, protein MNTRRELPDSPYLAAASGRTPHRVPVWFMRQAGRSLPEYRALRAQHRMLEACFDPELVCEITLQPVRRHGVDAAILFSDIVVPLKAAGIGLDIVPDVGPVIEHPIRSVADVEGMKPLDQAQVSPVTEAVSMLVGELSEVPLIGFAGAPFTLASYLVEGGPSRHHERTKAMMLGEPATWHALMTALTDLTITFLQAQVDAGVDALQVFDSWAGTLSLADYRTYVLPHTTRVFATMAAAGVPMTHFGVGTAELLGAMSEALGSAPATMVGVDWRTSLVDAAARVKPGSALQGNLDPVVLLAGWPVAEVAVRRVVDDGRAAVAAGAAGHVFNLGHGVLPATDPGIITEAVTLVHSL, encoded by the coding sequence ATGAATACCCGCCGGGAGCTGCCCGATTCCCCCTATCTTGCCGCCGCGAGCGGCCGCACTCCGCACCGCGTGCCGGTGTGGTTCATGCGGCAGGCCGGCCGCTCGTTGCCGGAGTACCGCGCGCTGCGTGCCCAGCACCGCATGCTGGAGGCCTGCTTCGACCCCGAACTGGTCTGCGAGATCACCCTGCAGCCGGTGCGCAGGCACGGCGTCGACGCCGCGATCCTGTTCTCCGACATCGTGGTGCCGCTGAAGGCCGCCGGGATCGGTCTGGACATCGTCCCGGACGTGGGGCCCGTGATCGAACACCCGATCCGGTCGGTGGCCGATGTCGAAGGCATGAAACCGCTTGATCAGGCACAGGTTTCGCCGGTGACCGAGGCCGTTTCGATGCTGGTGGGCGAGCTGAGCGAGGTACCGCTGATCGGCTTCGCGGGCGCGCCGTTCACGCTTGCCTCCTACCTCGTGGAGGGCGGGCCCAGCCGCCACCATGAACGCACCAAGGCGATGATGCTGGGTGAACCGGCGACCTGGCATGCGCTGATGACCGCACTGACCGATCTGACCATCACCTTCCTGCAGGCCCAGGTCGACGCCGGCGTCGATGCCCTGCAGGTGTTCGACTCCTGGGCCGGGACGCTGTCACTGGCCGACTACCGCACCTACGTGCTTCCGCACACCACGCGGGTGTTCGCCACCATGGCCGCAGCGGGGGTGCCGATGACCCATTTCGGCGTCGGCACCGCAGAGCTGCTCGGGGCGATGTCCGAAGCCCTGGGCTCGGCGCCGGCCACCATGGTCGGGGTGGACTGGCGCACCTCGCTGGTCGACGCCGCTGCCCGGGTCAAGCCGGGCAGCGCCCTGCAGGGCAACCTCGATCCGGTGGTGTTGCTGGCGGGCTGGCCGGTGGCCGAGGTCGCCGTGCGGCGCGTGGTCGACGACGGGCGTGCCGCGGTGGCGGCCGGAGCGGCCGGCCACGTCTTCAACCTGGGCCACGGTGTGCTGCCGGCGACCGATCCCGGCATCATCACCGAGGCGGTGACGCTGGTGCACTCGCTGTGA